One window from the genome of Schistocerca piceifrons isolate TAMUIC-IGC-003096 chromosome 1, iqSchPice1.1, whole genome shotgun sequence encodes:
- the LOC124790491 gene encoding cuticle protein 21.3 isoform X1: protein MAFKVALLAALLAVAHAGGPAAYSTYTNTADFGAVGATLESTSKGFGGLNTISQFSKAVDSPTSSVRISNSRVSNDFGSLGYGALPAPAGLAYGAAGASYGASLHGAGAYGVVRAAPAIAAAPALAYGARAYAAPAIAAAPAIAAAPALAYGARAYAAPALAYGRGLAYGGAYRAAVAAPALAYGGAYRAAVAGPALAYGGAYRAAVAAPALAYGGAYRTAYAAPALAYGARAYAAPAYAAAPAVLAAAPGHVTFAGLGTAYHF, encoded by the exons atggCTTTCAAG GTCGCTCTCCTGGCAGCTCTGCTGGCCGTGGCCCACGCCGGCGGCCCAGCTGCGTACTCCACCTACACCAACACCGCCGACTTCGGCGCCGTCGGAGCGACCCTCGAGAGCACCTCGAAGGGCTTTGGCGGCCTCAACACCATCAGCCAGTTCTCCAAGGCCGTGGACAGCCCCACCTCCAGCGTGCGCATCAGCAACTCGCGCGTCAGCAACGACTTCGGCTCGCTGGGCTACGGCGCCCTGCCCGCCCCCGCCGGCCTGGCCTACGGCGCTGCCGGTGCCTCCTACGGCGCCTCCCTGCACGGTGCCGGTGCCTACGGAGTAGtccgcgccgcccccgccatcgccgccgcccccgccctgGCCTACGGCGCCCGCGCTTACGCCGCCCCCGCCATCGCCGCTGCCCCCGCcatcgccgccgcccccgccctgGCCTACGGCGCCcgcgcctacgccgcccccgctctTGCCTACGGCCGCGGCCTCGCCTACGGCGGTGCCTACCGTGCCGCTGTCGCCGCCCCCGCTCTGGCCTACGGTGGTGCCTACCGTGCCGCTGTCGCCGGCCCCGCTCTGGCCTACGGTGGTGCCTACCGTGCCGCTGTCGCCGCCCCCGCTCTGGCCTACGGTGGTGCCTACCGCaccgcctacgccgcccccgctctGGCCTACGGAGCCcgcgcctacgccgcccccgcctacGCCGCTGCCCCCGCCGTCCTCGCCGCTGCCCCCGGTCACGTTACCTTCGCCGGCCTGGGCACAGCCTACCACTTCTAA
- the LOC124790491 gene encoding cuticle protein 21.3 isoform X2, with protein sequence MAFKVALLAALLAVAHAGGPAAYSTYTNTADFGAVGATLESTSKGFGGLNTISQFSKAVDSPTSSVRISNSRVSNDFGSLGYGALPAPAGLAYGAAGASYGASLHGAGAYGVVRAAPAIAAAPALAYGARAYAAPAIAAAPAIAAAPALAYGARAYAAPALAYGRGLAYGGAYRAAVAAPALAYGGAYRAAVAAPALAYGGAYRTAYAAPALAYGARAYAAPAYAAAPAVLAAAPGHVTFAGLGTAYHF encoded by the exons atggCTTTCAAG GTCGCTCTCCTGGCAGCTCTGCTGGCCGTGGCCCACGCCGGCGGCCCAGCTGCGTACTCCACCTACACCAACACCGCCGACTTCGGCGCCGTCGGAGCGACCCTCGAGAGCACCTCGAAGGGCTTTGGCGGCCTCAACACCATCAGCCAGTTCTCCAAGGCCGTGGACAGCCCCACCTCCAGCGTGCGCATCAGCAACTCGCGCGTCAGCAACGACTTCGGCTCGCTGGGCTACGGCGCCCTGCCCGCCCCCGCCGGCCTGGCCTACGGCGCTGCCGGTGCCTCCTACGGCGCCTCCCTGCACGGTGCCGGTGCCTACGGAGTAGtccgcgccgcccccgccatcgccgccgcccccgccctgGCCTACGGCGCCCGCGCTTACGCCGCCCCCGCCATCGCCGCTGCCCCCGCcatcgccgccgcccccgccctgGCCTACGGCGCCcgcgcctacgccgcccccgctctTGCCTACGGCCGCGGCCTCGCCTACGGCGGTGCCTACCGTGCCGCTGTCGCCGCCCCCGCTCTGGCCTACGGTG GTGCCTACCGTGCCGCTGTCGCCGCCCCCGCTCTGGCCTACGGTGGTGCCTACCGCaccgcctacgccgcccccgctctGGCCTACGGAGCCcgcgcctacgccgcccccgcctacGCCGCTGCCCCCGCCGTCCTCGCCGCTGCCCCCGGTCACGTTACCTTCGCCGGCCTGGGCACAGCCTACCACTTCTAA